In Streptomyces thermolilacinus SPC6, a single genomic region encodes these proteins:
- a CDS encoding class I SAM-dependent methyltransferase yields the protein MPSLLSNPLTRRLLRPAVTLVEQRMEHITHAFQKDLDALHHEVADLRRQSYGLGLLLDHAGRDAHRMPTPTQVDRLVGEVRTVTGAADERARGDITVAYRHLVALEALGTGGIGGTVSDVCGRLAAVPLLVAAGAETGPGGVVEVLEAGSRHGLFAAALRRMLRRHGVEARLTLLDPGDEDVVRGNLALGGAGSQDVRLVRGGLDAPEVRERRYGVLLLDAPHEGAQGLAGPGAVLVAPADPAPGPGLRPLGQVADSVYCAPAL from the coding sequence ATGCCCTCTCTTCTGAGCAACCCGCTGACGAGGCGGCTGCTGCGGCCCGCCGTCACCCTGGTCGAGCAGCGCATGGAGCACATCACGCACGCGTTCCAGAAGGACCTGGACGCCCTGCACCACGAGGTCGCCGATCTGCGGCGGCAGAGCTACGGGCTCGGGCTGCTGCTCGACCACGCCGGGCGTGACGCTCACCGGATGCCGACGCCCACGCAGGTGGACCGGCTCGTCGGCGAGGTCCGTACGGTGACGGGCGCGGCGGACGAGCGGGCGCGGGGCGACATCACGGTGGCGTACCGGCACCTCGTGGCGCTGGAGGCGCTGGGGACCGGCGGGATCGGCGGGACGGTGTCCGACGTGTGCGGCCGCCTGGCGGCGGTGCCGTTGCTGGTGGCGGCGGGTGCGGAGACCGGTCCGGGGGGTGTGGTGGAGGTGCTGGAGGCCGGGTCGCGGCACGGGCTGTTCGCGGCGGCGCTGCGGCGGATGCTGCGGCGGCACGGGGTGGAGGCGCGGCTGACGCTGCTCGACCCGGGGGACGAGGACGTGGTGCGGGGCAACCTGGCGCTGGGCGGGGCCGGTTCGCAGGACGTGCGGCTGGTGCGGGGCGGCCTCGACGCGCCCGAGGTGCGGGAGCGGCGGTACGGCGTGCTGCTCCTGGACGCCCCGCACGAGGGGGCGCAGGGGCTGGCGGGCCCGGGCGCGGTGCTGGTCGCCCCGGCGGACCCGGCGCCCGGCCCCGGGCTCCGGCCCCTCGGCCAGGTGGCCGACTCCGTGTACTGCGCCCCGGCCCTGTAG